One region of Trichosurus vulpecula isolate mTriVul1 chromosome 1, mTriVul1.pri, whole genome shotgun sequence genomic DNA includes:
- the LOC118858222 gene encoding eukaryotic initiation factor 4A-I-like → MSASQDSRSRDNGHDGMDPDGVIESNWNEIMDSFVDMNLSESLLRGIYAYGFEKPSAIQQRAILPCIKGYDVIAQAQSGTGKTATFAISILQQIELDLKATQALILAPTRELAQQIQKVVMALGDYMGASCHACIGGTNVRAEVQKLQMEASHIIVGTPGRVFDMLNRRYLSPKYIKMFVLDEADEMLSRGFKDQIYDIFQKLSGNTQVVLLSATMPSDVLEVTKKFMRDPIRILVKKEELTLEGIRQFYINVEREEWKLDTLCDLYETLTITQAVIFINSRQKVDWLTEKMHARDFTVSAMHGDMDQKERDVIMREFRSGSSRVLITTDLLARGIDVQQVSLVINYDLPTNRENYIHRIGRGGHFGRKGVAINMVTEEDKRILRDIETFYNTSVEEMPLNVADLI, encoded by the coding sequence ATGTCTGCGAGTCAGGATTCCCGATCCAGAGACAATGGCCATGATGGAATGGACCCTGATGGTGTCATCGAGAGTAACTGGAATGAAATCATGGATAGCTTTGTTGATATGAACCTCTCAGAATCTCTTCTTCGTGGTATATATGCCTATGGTTTTGAGAAGCCATCTGCTATTCAGCAACGTGCAATTCTTCCTTGTATCAAGGGTTATGATGTGATTGCTCAAGCCCAATCTGGGACCGGGAAGACTGCTacctttgccatttccatcttgcAACAGATTGAACTGGACTTAAAGGCCACACAGGCCTTGATTTTGGCACCCACTAGAGAGCTAGCTCAGCAGATCCAAAAGGTAGTGATGGCACTGGGAGACTACATGGGTGCCTCATGCCATGCCTGCATTGGAGGAACAAATGTTAGGGCTGAGGTTCAGAAGTTGCAGATGGAAGCTTCCCACATCATTGTTGGCACCCCAGGCCGTGTCTTTGACATGCTTAACCGGCGATACTTATCTCCTAAATACATCAAGATGTTTGTTCTCGATGAAGCAGATGAAATGTTGAGTCGTGGTTTTAAGGACCAGATCTATGACATATTCCAGAAACTCAGTGGCAATACTCAGGTGGTACTCTTGTCAGCCACCATGCCCTCAGATGTGCTGGAAGTGACCAAGAAGTTCATGAGGGATCCTATCAGGATTCTAGTCAAGAAGGAGGAGTTGACATTGGAAGGCATTCGTCAGTTTTACATAAATGTGGAACGAGAGGAGTGGAAGCTAGATACCTTGTGTGATCTGTATGAAACGCTGACTATTACCCAAGCTGTTATCTTCATCAATTCCCGCCAAAAGGTGGATTGGCTCACTGAGAAAATGCATGCCCGTGACTTTACTGTCTCTGCAATGCACGGAGACATGGACCAAAAAGAACGTGATGTAATCATGAGGGAGTTTCGCTCAGGTTCCAGTCGGGTGCTTATTACCACTGACCTATTGGCTAGAGGTATTGATGTTCAGCAAGTGTCTTTGGTTATTAATTATGACCTTCCCACCAACCGGGAGAATTATATTCATAGAATTGGCCGTGGTGGGCACTTTGGCCGTAAAGGTGTGGCCATCAACATGGTGACAGAGGAAGACAAGAGGATTCTTCGAGACATCGAGACTTTCTATAATACCTCCGTTGAGGAGATGCCTCTCAATGTGGCTGATCTCATCTGA